A region from the Lolium perenne isolate Kyuss_39 chromosome 4, Kyuss_2.0, whole genome shotgun sequence genome encodes:
- the LOC127332454 gene encoding uncharacterized protein gives MTSRELLCQTHAHSGRKTEDMGRKPCCSKEGLNRGAWTAMEDDILVSYINKHGEGKWGSLPKRAGLNRCGKSCRLRWLNYLRPGIKRGNISDDEEDLIVRLHRLLGNRWSLIAGRLPGRTDNEIKNYWNTTLSKKVMLPPPPPPPQGNNHSGCSNSLQAVASSKPASPPPPEGAAPPDTSSPIRTKALRCTTVMAAAGHDLPLENAATEETTPAEGQQDFAVDDLSIDLDLDGIELGFLFSPWRGGADGLEAAGDHGLFGACGTDQSDDLEELLGLGDVESHGGVPSLGDFELPWL, from the exons ATGACGAGCAGAGAGCTTCTCTGTCAGACGCATGCACACAGTGGGAGAAAGACAGAGGATATGGGGAGGAAGCCATGCTGCTCCAAGGAGGGCCTGAACAGAGGGGCATGGACAGCAATGGAGGACGACATCCTGGTGTCCTACATCAACAAGCACGGCGAGGGGAAATGGGGAAGCCTCCCCAAGCGAGCTG GGCTGAATCGCTGCGGGAAGAGCTGCCGGCTGCGATGGCTGAACTACCTCCGGCCGGGGATCAAGAGAGGCAACATCTCCGACGACGAAGAGGATCTGATCGTCAGGCTCCACAGGCTCCTCGGCAACAG GTGGTCGCTGATCGCGGGGCGGCTGCCGGGGCGAACAGACAATGAGATCAAGAACTACTGGAACACCACCCTCAGCAAGAAGGTaatgctgccgccgccgccgccgccgccgcaaggGAACAACCACAGCGGCTGCTCCAACAGCCTGCAGGCCGTCGCTTCGTCGAAGCCGGCGTCGCCGCCCCCACCTGAGGGTGCAGCGCCACCGGACACGAGCAGCCCGATCCGGACCAAGGCGCTGCGGTGCACCACGGTGATGGCAGCAGCAGGTCACGACCTTCCACTGGAGAACGCGGCAACTGAAGAGACGACACCGGCTGAAGGGCAGCAAGATTTCGCTGTAGACGACCTGTCGATCGACCTCGATTTGGACGGGATCGAGCTGGGATTCCTGTTCAGCCCGTGGCGCGGTGGTGCTGACGGCTTGGAGGCAGCGGGTGATCATGGTCTGTTCGGTGCTTGTGGAACTGATCAGTCTGATGACCTTGAGGAGCTGCTGGGACTCGGAGACGTCGAGAGCCATGGTGGAGTGCCGTCGCTCGGAGACTTCGAATTGCCGTGGCTTTGA
- the LOC127332455 gene encoding protein ELF4-LIKE 4-like produces MEGDTMSGFGGAPATNGVDTKVLHAFQSSFVQVQGLLDQNRVLINEINQNHESKVPGDLSRNVGLIRELNNNIRRVVDLYANLSSLFAASSGGGGGRAMSEGGSVGTVRQAGHKRIRSGMD; encoded by the coding sequence ATGGAAGGCGATACCATGTCGGGGTTTGGCGGCGCACCGGCAACGAATGGCGTCGACACCAAGGTGCTGCATGCCTTCCAGTCGAGCTTCGTGCAGGTGCAGGGCTTACTTGACCAGAACCGTGTCCTCATCAACGAGATCAACCAGAACCATGAGTCCAAGGTGCCCGGCGACCTCTCCCGCAATGTTGGCCTCATCAGGGAGCTTAACAACAACATCCGTCGTGTCGTCGACCTCTATGCCAACCTGTCCTCGCTCTTCGCTGCCTCCTCGGGGGGTGGCGGCGGCCGTGCCATGTCCGAGGGTGGGTCCGTCGGCACTGTCCGGCAAGCTGGCCACAAGAGGATCAGGTCCGGCATGGACTAA